In Streptomyces chartreusis, the following proteins share a genomic window:
- a CDS encoding ROK family transcriptional regulator, with amino-acid sequence MKRTSRDIRTANRYEVLRQIIAASPTSRQELAAATGLSLATVATLVGELLDLRMITEVGFEDSAGGRPRGLVAVNASGGALIGVDIAETYVRVELFDLALNVLARADEDMRPGESRPEQVVGHVAAAVGSVVAQAGVEGARVLGVGVSVPGQVDRDTGVAEYAPNWDWHDVPLLDLLAEHIAYPLYMDNPLRASAVAELWFGAARGRGDAVVVNLGTGVGAGLLLGGGLHRGVSNSAGEWGHTTLVLDGRLCHCGNHGCVETYVGAPGIMVNLRELAAESALLHPDDQTATIDALARGVAAQDPVALKVVRDTARYLGAGIADLVNLFNPEVVVLSSWVAAALGEPLLHEVREAVARHALRRPLAATEIVLSAIPTDPVCLGAATFALEGALQTVGQRTAAKRTTPARSRTAPPS; translated from the coding sequence GTGAAGCGCACATCACGCGACATCCGCACGGCGAACCGCTACGAGGTGCTGCGCCAGATCATCGCCGCGTCACCCACCTCCCGGCAGGAGCTGGCGGCCGCCACCGGACTCAGTCTCGCCACGGTCGCCACGCTCGTGGGCGAGCTGCTCGACCTCCGGATGATCACGGAGGTCGGGTTCGAGGACTCGGCGGGCGGCCGTCCCCGCGGGCTCGTGGCGGTCAACGCCTCCGGTGGCGCGCTGATCGGCGTCGACATCGCGGAGACGTACGTCCGGGTCGAGCTGTTCGATCTCGCGCTGAACGTCCTTGCCCGCGCCGACGAGGACATGCGCCCCGGTGAGAGCCGCCCCGAGCAGGTCGTCGGCCATGTCGCCGCCGCCGTCGGCTCGGTGGTCGCGCAGGCCGGGGTGGAGGGCGCCCGGGTGCTCGGCGTCGGGGTGAGCGTGCCGGGGCAGGTGGACCGGGACACCGGTGTCGCCGAGTACGCGCCCAACTGGGACTGGCACGACGTGCCGTTGCTCGATCTGCTCGCCGAGCACATCGCCTACCCGCTGTACATGGACAACCCGCTGCGCGCGAGTGCGGTGGCCGAGCTGTGGTTCGGGGCGGCGCGCGGTCGCGGCGACGCCGTGGTGGTCAACCTCGGCACCGGCGTGGGCGCGGGCCTCCTGCTCGGCGGCGGGCTGCACCGGGGCGTGAGCAACAGCGCCGGCGAGTGGGGTCATACGACGCTCGTGCTGGACGGGCGGCTGTGCCACTGCGGCAACCACGGCTGTGTCGAGACGTATGTCGGCGCGCCCGGAATCATGGTGAACCTGCGGGAGCTGGCCGCCGAGAGCGCGCTGCTGCACCCGGACGACCAGACGGCGACGATCGACGCGCTGGCCCGTGGGGTCGCGGCGCAGGATCCGGTGGCGCTGAAGGTGGTCCGGGACACCGCCCGCTATCTGGGTGCCGGGATCGCCGACCTGGTGAACCTGTTCAACCCCGAAGTCGTCGTGCTGAGCAGTTGGGTCGCCGCCGCGCTCGGCGAACCGCTGCTGCACGAGGTGCGCGAGGCCGTCGCCCGGCACGCGCTGAGGCGGCCGCTGGCCGCCACCGAGATCGTCCTCTCCGCCATCCCCACCGACCCGGTGTGCCTGGGCGCGGCGACCTTCGCGCTCGAAGGGGCCCTGCAGACCGTGGGCCAGAGGACTGCCGCAAAACGCACCACCCCCGCAAGGAGCCGTACCGCACCACCTTCGTGA
- a CDS encoding ABC transporter substrate-binding protein produces MSAPSNSNFSRRTALRAALGLAAAGGLAACGGNNGRGGGSGSGVSLTQYFHAYGEAGTEQAVKKYAKAYKDANVTTQWITAADFENKLFATLLTDNAPDLFEFHPQIQMVRSGQVADLTDIIEPVKDDFNPADIASHTVDGKTYGVRMIDDPQFFFYRPSLFEKAGVKVPETLDELIEAAAKLTTGKVKGLYLGNDLHAVINPMIWSAGADTLDDRNQIAYHTDGVVEGLRKMRSLFTSGDLLLGAPTDYWDPSALNQGLCAMQFCGMWAMPQFQQTLGDDVGVFPFPKVTADGKPSVYNGGWSMFVNAKGKNVDAAKEYVKWLWIDQKEYQEDWATSYGFHIPPRTSIAEQATKLKSGLPAEGVKLFNEFGHFDNIGWTQAMITALEDVFANCVRKGGDPEAALDKADAAVGRELKKLFG; encoded by the coding sequence ATGTCGGCACCGAGCAACAGCAACTTCAGCCGCCGAACCGCACTGCGGGCCGCGTTGGGTCTGGCCGCCGCCGGCGGGCTCGCCGCCTGCGGCGGCAACAACGGGCGCGGCGGCGGGTCCGGTTCGGGCGTCAGCCTCACCCAGTACTTCCACGCCTACGGCGAGGCCGGCACCGAGCAGGCCGTCAAGAAGTACGCCAAGGCATACAAGGACGCGAACGTGACCACCCAGTGGATCACCGCCGCCGACTTCGAGAACAAGCTCTTCGCGACGCTGCTCACCGACAACGCGCCCGACCTCTTCGAGTTCCACCCGCAGATCCAGATGGTCAGGAGCGGGCAGGTCGCGGACCTGACCGACATCATCGAACCGGTCAAGGACGACTTCAACCCGGCCGACATCGCCTCGCACACGGTCGACGGGAAGACGTACGGCGTCCGCATGATCGACGACCCGCAGTTCTTCTTCTACCGCCCCTCGCTCTTCGAGAAGGCGGGCGTGAAGGTCCCCGAGACCCTCGACGAGCTGATCGAGGCCGCCGCCAAGCTCACCACCGGCAAGGTCAAGGGCCTGTACCTCGGCAACGACCTGCACGCCGTCATCAACCCGATGATCTGGTCCGCGGGCGCCGACACCCTCGACGACAGGAACCAGATCGCCTACCACACCGACGGCGTGGTCGAGGGCCTGAGGAAGATGCGCTCGCTGTTCACCAGCGGTGACCTCCTGCTCGGCGCCCCGACCGACTACTGGGACCCTTCCGCCCTCAACCAGGGCCTGTGCGCGATGCAGTTCTGCGGCATGTGGGCGATGCCGCAGTTCCAGCAGACCCTCGGCGACGACGTCGGCGTCTTCCCCTTCCCGAAGGTCACCGCCGACGGCAAGCCCTCGGTCTACAACGGCGGCTGGTCGATGTTCGTCAACGCCAAGGGCAAGAACGTCGACGCGGCCAAGGAGTACGTGAAGTGGCTGTGGATCGACCAGAAGGAGTACCAGGAGGACTGGGCGACCTCGTACGGCTTCCACATCCCGCCGCGCACCTCGATAGCCGAACAGGCCACCAAGCTGAAGTCCGGGCTGCCGGCCGAGGGCGTGAAGCTCTTCAACGAGTTCGGCCACTTCGACAACATCGGCTGGACCCAGGCCATGATCACCGCGCTGGAGGACGTCTTCGCCAACTGCGTCCGCAAGGGCGGTGACCCCGAGGCCGCCCTCGACAAGGCGGACGCGGCCGTCGGCCGTGAGCTGAAGAAGCTCTTCGGATAG
- the rsgA gene encoding ribosome small subunit-dependent GTPase A produces the protein MTSTSVSTALAPYGWDSAWADAFTPYDAQGLLPGRVVRVDRGQCDVVTADGVVRADTAFVTPHDPMRVVCTGDWVAVEPAGNPRYVRTYLPRRTAFVRSTSSKRSEGQILAANVDHAIVAVSLAVELDLGRVERFLALAWESGAQPVVVLTKADLVPDAVTLAYLVQDVETTAPGVPVLTASATQGEGLDVLSALVGGGTSVLLGQSGAGKSTLANALLGEDVMEVQAARDVDGKGRHTTTTRNLLALPGGGVLIDTPGLRGVGLWDAEVGVGQVFSEIEELSARCRFHDCAHESEPGCAVRAAVDAGELPVRRLESYRKLMRENQWIVAKTDARLRAEIKKDWKRKGAEGRAAMEAKRGRWQ, from the coding sequence TTGACTTCCACCTCCGTTTCCACCGCGTTGGCTCCCTACGGCTGGGACTCGGCCTGGGCCGACGCGTTCACCCCGTACGACGCCCAGGGGCTGCTGCCCGGGCGCGTCGTGCGGGTCGACCGCGGGCAGTGCGACGTCGTCACCGCCGACGGTGTCGTACGCGCCGACACGGCGTTCGTCACCCCGCACGACCCGATGCGGGTCGTGTGCACGGGCGACTGGGTCGCCGTCGAACCTGCGGGCAATCCACGTTACGTACGGACGTATCTGCCGCGCCGTACCGCATTCGTACGCTCCACCTCATCCAAGCGGTCCGAGGGGCAGATCCTCGCGGCCAACGTCGACCACGCGATCGTCGCCGTGTCGCTGGCCGTCGAACTCGACCTCGGTCGCGTCGAGCGTTTCCTCGCCCTGGCGTGGGAGTCCGGCGCGCAGCCGGTCGTGGTCCTCACCAAGGCCGACCTCGTGCCGGACGCGGTGACGCTCGCGTACCTCGTCCAGGACGTGGAGACCACGGCGCCGGGCGTGCCGGTGCTGACCGCCAGCGCCACGCAGGGGGAGGGGCTCGACGTCCTCTCCGCGCTCGTCGGGGGCGGTACGTCGGTGCTGCTCGGGCAGTCCGGCGCGGGCAAGTCGACGCTCGCGAACGCGCTGCTCGGCGAGGACGTCATGGAGGTCCAGGCCGCGCGCGACGTCGACGGCAAGGGCCGCCACACGACCACCACCCGCAACCTCCTCGCCCTGCCCGGCGGCGGAGTCCTCATCGACACACCTGGGCTGCGCGGCGTCGGGCTGTGGGACGCCGAGGTCGGCGTCGGCCAGGTGTTCTCGGAGATCGAGGAGCTGTCCGCGCGCTGCCGCTTCCACGACTGCGCGCACGAGAGCGAACCGGGATGCGCGGTGCGCGCCGCCGTCGACGCCGGTGAGCTGCCCGTGCGGCGGCTGGAGAGCTACCGGAAGCTGATGCGGGAGAACCAGTGGATCGTGGCCAAGACCGATGCGCGGCTGCGGGCCGAGATCAAGAAGGACTGGAAGCGGAAGGGGGCGGAGGGGCGCGCGGCGATGGAGGCGAAGCGGGGGCGGTGGCAGTAG
- a CDS encoding glycoside hydrolase gives MHVTLPRRNPHPNRSALLTAAAALAVAGPLISAPSAGAAAAPAAEVSPHAAQAIDNIGASGAWWVNDLKNFDPKVQARVARLLFAPDGLDLSAYRYNIGGGGTGVTYAPRAPEDFRGDDGTYDWSKDKAGRAFLYAAAKYGVEDLIGFVNSAPAEWKTNGKSCGGYLKAENEQDFAKYVADVTDHFAKQGVKFDYISPFNEPTNSFDSCGQEGMLVDVPQRDDIVRALGAEQRARGQRTGIIADESTSTVKFNDEVPRWIDEPGTAQYVDKLAHHTYDNPSDADRAKVYETSKSVGRTSWSTEICCFGNGGTGWAQEYDPTIDGGLNLSRIIYKDFATAHDSAFHWWVALSEMIGSDPLARNDQGWNDGLIYYDPDYAKNGNRTLYFTKRYYALGQYSRFVKPGSVMHNVTGLPDGVEASVYDRNGKWVVVVNNHNTTGTDLDLHFNSKSPLRAAEAVRTSADENWAKVARPSVKGGTVSAALPARSITTYVLDQKPYAAASALTGAWQGEQSGKCLTADASGAVIGACTGAAGQEWSYDRRGALKGPDGYLTAGSSGLKTTAGFTGDAGQRWLLNSNGQVVSEASGKCLDVGGQATADGSKVGLYTCNGGANQVWLRR, from the coding sequence ATGCACGTGACTCTCCCCCGCAGGAACCCCCACCCCAACAGATCGGCCTTGCTGACGGCCGCCGCGGCGCTGGCCGTCGCGGGCCCGCTGATATCCGCCCCGTCCGCGGGCGCAGCCGCCGCTCCGGCGGCCGAGGTCTCCCCGCACGCCGCGCAGGCCATCGACAACATCGGTGCCTCGGGCGCCTGGTGGGTCAACGACCTGAAGAACTTCGACCCGAAGGTCCAGGCCCGGGTGGCCAGGCTGCTGTTCGCCCCCGACGGCCTGGACCTGAGCGCCTACCGCTACAACATCGGCGGTGGCGGCACGGGCGTGACCTACGCGCCGCGCGCCCCCGAGGACTTCCGGGGCGACGACGGCACGTACGACTGGAGCAAGGACAAGGCCGGCCGTGCGTTCCTGTACGCCGCCGCGAAGTACGGCGTCGAGGATCTGATCGGCTTCGTCAACAGCGCGCCCGCCGAGTGGAAGACCAACGGCAAGAGCTGCGGCGGTTATCTGAAGGCCGAGAACGAGCAGGACTTCGCGAAGTACGTCGCCGACGTCACCGACCACTTCGCGAAACAGGGCGTGAAATTCGACTACATCAGCCCCTTCAACGAGCCGACGAACAGCTTCGACTCCTGCGGCCAGGAGGGCATGCTCGTCGACGTCCCGCAGCGCGACGACATCGTGCGGGCGCTCGGCGCCGAGCAGCGGGCGCGGGGGCAGCGGACCGGCATCATCGCCGACGAGTCGACCAGCACGGTGAAGTTCAACGACGAGGTACCGCGCTGGATCGACGAGCCGGGCACCGCGCAGTACGTCGACAAGCTGGCCCACCACACCTACGACAACCCCTCCGACGCCGACCGCGCGAAGGTGTACGAGACTTCGAAGTCGGTGGGCAGGACCTCCTGGTCGACGGAGATCTGCTGCTTCGGCAACGGCGGCACGGGCTGGGCGCAGGAGTACGATCCCACGATCGACGGCGGTCTGAACCTGTCCCGGATCATCTACAAGGACTTCGCGACCGCGCACGACTCGGCGTTCCACTGGTGGGTCGCCCTGTCGGAGATGATCGGCTCCGACCCGCTCGCCAGGAACGACCAGGGCTGGAACGACGGCCTGATCTACTACGACCCGGACTACGCGAAGAACGGCAACCGGACGCTGTACTTCACCAAGCGGTACTACGCGCTCGGCCAGTACAGCAGGTTCGTGAAGCCGGGCTCGGTCATGCACAACGTCACGGGTCTGCCGGACGGCGTCGAGGCCTCCGTCTACGACCGCAACGGCAAGTGGGTCGTCGTGGTCAACAACCACAACACCACCGGCACCGACCTCGACCTGCACTTCAACAGCAAGTCACCACTGCGGGCGGCCGAGGCGGTCCGTACGTCGGCCGACGAGAACTGGGCGAAGGTCGCCCGGCCCTCGGTGAAGGGCGGCACGGTGTCCGCGGCACTGCCGGCCCGCTCCATCACGACGTACGTCCTCGACCAGAAGCCGTACGCCGCCGCCTCGGCCTTGACCGGTGCCTGGCAGGGCGAGCAGTCGGGCAAGTGCCTGACCGCCGACGCCTCGGGTGCGGTGATCGGCGCCTGCACGGGCGCGGCCGGGCAGGAGTGGTCGTACGACCGCCGGGGTGCGCTGAAGGGCCCCGACGGCTATCTGACGGCGGGGAGTTCGGGGCTCAAGACGACGGCCGGCTTCACCGGTGACGCCGGGCAGCGGTGGCTGCTGAACTCCAACGGGCAGGTCGTCAGCGAGGCTTCGGGCAAGTGCCTCGACGTCGGCGGACAGGCGACGGCCGACGGCAGCAAGGTGGGCCTCTACACCTGCAACGGCGGCGCCAACCAGGTCTGGCTGCGCCGGTAA
- a CDS encoding D-arabinono-1,4-lactone oxidase: MTETITNWAGNITYTAKELHRPYSVGAIGSLVAGSARVRVLGSGHSFNEIAEPGPEGVLLSIADLPPVIDVDRAARTVRVSGGVRYAELARTVYAHGLALPNMASLPHISVAGSVATGTHGSGIGNGSLATSVREVELVTADGSVVTVGREDRRFGGAVTSLGALGVVTALTLDLEPSFDVEQHLFTELPLDGLDMAAFETVMSSAYSVSMFTDWGAPGFRQVWLKRRTDQPLPDFPWAAPATEKLHPVPGMPAVNCTEQFGVPGPWHERLPHFRADFTPSSGAEIQSEYLLPREHALAALHAIDAIRATVAPVLQTCEVRLVAADEQWLSPAHGRDTVALHFTWVEDAAAVLPVVRRLEEALAGFEPRPHWGKVFALPAEVVRGRYPRLGDFRALARELDPEGKFANAFVRDILGA, translated from the coding sequence ATGACGGAGACGATCACCAACTGGGCGGGCAACATCACCTACACCGCCAAGGAGCTGCACCGGCCCTACTCGGTCGGCGCGATCGGCTCGCTGGTGGCGGGGAGCGCCCGGGTGCGGGTGCTGGGCAGCGGGCACTCCTTCAACGAGATCGCCGAGCCGGGCCCCGAGGGTGTGCTGCTGTCGATCGCCGATCTGCCTCCGGTGATCGACGTCGACCGGGCGGCCCGTACGGTGCGGGTCTCGGGCGGTGTGCGGTACGCCGAACTCGCCCGCACGGTGTACGCGCACGGCCTGGCGCTGCCCAACATGGCGTCCCTGCCGCACATCTCGGTGGCCGGCTCGGTCGCCACCGGCACCCACGGCTCGGGGATCGGCAACGGCTCGCTGGCCACCTCGGTGCGGGAGGTGGAGCTGGTCACGGCGGACGGGTCGGTGGTGACCGTCGGCCGCGAGGACCGGCGGTTCGGCGGCGCCGTCACCTCGCTGGGGGCCCTCGGCGTCGTCACGGCGCTGACCCTGGACCTGGAGCCGTCCTTCGACGTCGAGCAGCACCTGTTCACCGAACTGCCGCTGGACGGGCTGGACATGGCGGCGTTCGAGACGGTGATGTCGTCGGCGTACAGCGTGAGCATGTTCACCGACTGGGGCGCGCCCGGCTTCCGGCAGGTGTGGCTCAAGCGGCGCACCGACCAACCGCTGCCGGACTTCCCCTGGGCCGCGCCCGCCACCGAGAAGCTGCACCCGGTGCCGGGCATGCCGGCCGTCAACTGCACGGAGCAGTTCGGGGTGCCCGGGCCGTGGCACGAGCGACTGCCGCACTTCCGGGCGGACTTCACGCCGAGCAGCGGGGCGGAGATCCAGTCGGAGTATCTGCTGCCGCGCGAGCACGCTCTGGCCGCGCTGCACGCGATCGACGCGATCCGGGCGACGGTCGCCCCGGTGCTCCAGACCTGCGAGGTGCGCCTGGTCGCGGCCGACGAGCAGTGGCTGAGCCCGGCCCACGGACGGGACACGGTGGCCCTGCACTTCACGTGGGTCGAGGACGCGGCCGCCGTGCTGCCGGTGGTGCGGCGGCTGGAGGAGGCGCTGGCCGGCTTCGAGCCCCGGCCGCACTGGGGCAAGGTGTTCGCGCTGCCGGCGGAGGTCGTGCGGGGGCGGTATCCGAGGCTGGGCGACTTCCGGGCGCTGGCGCGGGAGCTGGACCCGGAGGGGAAGTTCGCCAACGCGTTCGTGCGGGATATCCTCGGCGCCTGA
- a CDS encoding hydroxyacid dehydrogenase gives MTERPHALFAMSAENVPLVFPPGVLARLRESLDIDPGLVAEDFTDPRIADSLARAEILVTGWGCPRLEPAVLDAAPKLRAVLHAAGSVKGLATGELWRRGISVSSAALANAVPVAEYTLAVILLAGKDFFAARDRLRGERVFPGWGLVPGIGNHGRRVGVIGASRIGRRLIELLRPFDLVPALSDPYVDTAGAAALGVPLLPLDDLLRTSDVVTIHAPDTPETRHLIGARELALMPDGAVLVNTARGALLDHEALIAELRTGRISAILDVTDPEPLPADSPLYDLPNAVVTPHLAGSQGNEAARLGLAVTEEAERLVAGEEPAYPVDPMALAREA, from the coding sequence TTGACCGAGCGGCCGCACGCCCTGTTCGCCATGTCCGCCGAGAACGTGCCGCTGGTCTTCCCGCCGGGAGTGCTGGCGCGCCTGCGGGAGTCGCTGGACATCGACCCCGGCCTGGTGGCCGAGGACTTCACCGACCCGCGCATCGCGGACTCCCTCGCCCGCGCCGAGATCCTGGTCACCGGCTGGGGCTGCCCCCGCCTCGAACCGGCCGTCCTCGACGCCGCCCCCAAGCTGCGCGCGGTGCTCCACGCGGCCGGCTCCGTCAAGGGCCTCGCCACTGGCGAGCTGTGGCGGCGCGGCATCTCGGTCAGCTCGGCGGCCCTGGCCAACGCCGTGCCGGTCGCCGAGTACACGCTCGCCGTGATCCTGCTCGCCGGCAAGGACTTCTTCGCCGCCCGCGACCGGCTGCGCGGCGAACGCGTCTTCCCCGGCTGGGGCCTGGTCCCCGGCATCGGCAACCACGGCCGCCGGGTCGGCGTCATCGGGGCCTCGCGCATCGGCCGCAGGCTGATCGAGCTGCTGCGCCCCTTCGACCTGGTCCCCGCGCTCAGCGACCCCTACGTCGACACGGCGGGCGCCGCCGCCCTCGGCGTGCCCCTGCTCCCGCTGGACGACCTGCTGCGCACGTCCGACGTCGTCACGATCCACGCCCCCGACACCCCCGAGACCCGCCACCTCATCGGCGCCCGCGAGCTGGCCCTGATGCCCGACGGGGCGGTCCTGGTCAACACCGCGCGCGGCGCCCTGCTCGACCACGAGGCCCTGATCGCCGAACTGCGCACCGGCCGCATCTCCGCGATCCTCGACGTCACCGACCCCGAGCCCCTGCCCGCCGACTCGCCCCTGTACGACCTGCCGAACGCCGTCGTCACCCCGCACCTCGCCGGCTCCCAGGGCAACGAGGCCGCCCGGCTGGGCCTCGCGGTCACCGAGGAGGCCGAACGGCTGGTGGCGGGCGAGGAGCCGGCGTACCCGGTCGACCCGATGGCGCTGGCGCGGGAGGCGTAG
- a CDS encoding radical SAM protein, with the protein MGSRTALVEDLMERFPHVPREAVFKEDLLRGGVAFDPSALSDNEGGEVKPKSYFIFSFDHGTLPELGEAALRRPPEEIILTGGPYDLRRTVVSVRVNPASPYRVAADEHGVLGLYLDGKRVSDVGVPPMPEYYRHTLSNGKSVMEVAPTIQWGYLIYLTVFRVCQYFGAKEECQYCDINHNWRQHKAAGRPYTGVKDVDEVLEALEIINRYDTAKASTAYTLTGGAITSKLQGRDEADFYGMYAKAIEEHFPGRWIGKVVAQALPKDDVQRFKDYGVQIYHPNYEVWDEYLFKMYCPGKERYVGRDEWHKRILDSADVFGARNVIPNFVAGVEMAEPFGFKTVDEAIDSTTEGLRFFMSNGITPRFTTWCPEPTTPLGKANPQGAPLEYHIRLLQAYRQTMEDFGLSSPPGYGPPGPGNAVFSVSSFMDSLPAQEPATTETPSAV; encoded by the coding sequence ATGGGCAGCCGCACCGCACTGGTCGAGGATCTGATGGAGCGATTCCCGCACGTTCCGCGGGAAGCCGTCTTCAAGGAGGACCTGCTCCGGGGCGGAGTCGCCTTCGACCCGTCGGCCCTCAGCGACAACGAGGGCGGCGAGGTCAAGCCGAAGTCGTACTTCATCTTCTCCTTCGACCACGGGACCCTGCCGGAGCTCGGCGAGGCCGCGCTGCGGCGCCCGCCGGAGGAGATCATCCTCACCGGCGGGCCGTACGACCTGCGCCGCACCGTCGTCTCCGTGCGCGTGAACCCGGCCTCGCCCTACCGGGTGGCCGCCGACGAGCACGGCGTGCTCGGCCTCTACCTGGACGGCAAGCGCGTCTCGGACGTCGGCGTGCCGCCCATGCCCGAGTACTACCGGCACACCCTCTCCAACGGGAAGTCGGTGATGGAGGTCGCCCCGACCATCCAGTGGGGCTACCTGATCTACCTGACCGTCTTCCGGGTCTGCCAGTACTTCGGCGCCAAGGAGGAGTGCCAGTACTGCGACATCAACCACAACTGGCGCCAGCACAAGGCGGCCGGGCGGCCGTACACCGGCGTCAAGGACGTCGACGAGGTCCTCGAGGCGCTGGAGATCATCAACCGGTACGACACCGCGAAGGCGTCGACCGCGTACACGCTCACGGGCGGCGCCATCACCTCGAAGCTCCAGGGCCGCGACGAGGCCGACTTCTACGGCATGTACGCCAAGGCCATCGAGGAGCACTTCCCGGGCCGCTGGATCGGCAAGGTCGTCGCCCAGGCGCTGCCCAAGGACGACGTCCAGCGCTTCAAGGACTACGGCGTGCAGATCTACCACCCCAACTACGAGGTGTGGGACGAGTACCTGTTCAAGATGTACTGCCCGGGCAAGGAGCGGTACGTCGGCCGGGACGAGTGGCACAAGCGGATCCTGGACTCCGCGGACGTCTTCGGCGCGCGCAATGTGATCCCCAACTTCGTGGCCGGCGTGGAGATGGCCGAGCCCTTCGGCTTCAAGACGGTCGACGAGGCCATCGACTCCACCACCGAGGGCCTGCGCTTCTTCATGTCCAACGGCATCACGCCCCGCTTCACCACCTGGTGCCCCGAGCCGACGACCCCGCTCGGCAAGGCCAACCCGCAGGGTGCGCCGCTGGAGTACCACATCCGGCTGCTCCAGGCCTATCGCCAGACCATGGAGGACTTCGGGCTGTCCTCGCCCCCCGGGTACGGCCCGCCCGGACCCGGCAACGCGGTGTTCTCGGTGAGCTCGTTCATGGACAGCCTCCCGGCGCAGGAGCCGGCGACGACAGAGACTCCGTCGGCGGTCTAG
- a CDS encoding cellulose-binding domain-containing protein: MPDLPTPQDATEAALFSECWDAVLSYADLCTAGSSAAKQLAAEAFSAGIREAREAEAITFRSAGRRPARLPRIPLLLTAVRNTAAAWEESGQGHKLDPDLRLWLNSDKAARFAGPPLQRPLALRGLRDMQEPDAALLWLAEVEALPQAVVARRLGLDPATLAEELTQVRGVFRDRCQRNHLDTPMDAQCRSYARLLDAVTRSTAADTPGDLSRHLATCVNCAEAAACLRLHGGGLPGALAGGVIGWGGLAYLERRRRAAEVRLGAGRPEAPDADAGPQNPGAHKARVVRNGLLVAAVLVSALALAVSMTPGGTGDGTAAGGDASDRRPVADPGFSLPVTAATQSPTGSAEPSRSAPHEDSPEPKNPKPEPQGTQSSTAREDDPEPSPSAAPACEVVYDLVNEWPDGFQATVTVTTEEALDDWRVGWSFHDGQTVGQMWDANFAQNGSRITAEAADYNRTVPAGGSLAFGFIASWEDENSPAADFTLNGEDCAS, translated from the coding sequence ATGCCCGACCTGCCGACCCCTCAGGACGCCACCGAGGCCGCGCTGTTCTCCGAGTGCTGGGACGCCGTGCTGTCGTACGCCGACCTGTGCACGGCCGGGTCCTCGGCGGCCAAGCAACTGGCCGCCGAGGCGTTTTCCGCCGGCATACGTGAGGCCCGCGAGGCCGAGGCCATAACCTTCCGCAGCGCGGGCCGCCGCCCCGCCCGCCTGCCCCGGATCCCCCTCCTCCTGACCGCCGTACGCAACACGGCGGCCGCCTGGGAGGAGAGCGGGCAGGGCCACAAGCTGGACCCCGACCTGCGACTGTGGCTCAACTCCGACAAGGCCGCCCGCTTCGCCGGACCCCCGCTCCAGCGCCCGCTCGCGCTGCGCGGACTGCGCGACATGCAGGAACCGGACGCCGCGCTGCTGTGGCTGGCCGAGGTGGAGGCGCTGCCGCAGGCCGTCGTGGCCCGCAGGCTCGGCCTCGACCCCGCCACCCTCGCCGAGGAACTCACCCAGGTTCGCGGCGTGTTCCGGGACCGCTGCCAGCGCAACCATCTCGACACCCCGATGGACGCGCAGTGCCGCAGTTACGCCCGCCTCCTCGACGCCGTCACCCGCTCCACCGCCGCCGACACCCCCGGCGACCTCTCCCGCCACCTCGCCACCTGCGTCAACTGCGCCGAGGCCGCCGCCTGTCTGCGGCTGCACGGCGGCGGGCTGCCCGGGGCGCTGGCCGGCGGAGTGATCGGCTGGGGCGGCCTCGCCTACCTGGAGCGCCGCCGTCGGGCCGCCGAGGTGCGCCTGGGCGCCGGACGCCCCGAAGCGCCGGATGCGGACGCGGGACCGCAGAACCCCGGCGCGCACAAGGCCCGCGTCGTGCGCAACGGCCTGCTCGTCGCCGCCGTCCTGGTCTCCGCGCTGGCCCTCGCGGTGTCGATGACGCCGGGCGGAACCGGTGACGGCACCGCGGCGGGCGGCGACGCCTCCGACCGCCGGCCGGTCGCCGACCCCGGCTTCTCCCTGCCGGTCACGGCCGCCACCCAGTCGCCCACCGGCTCCGCGGAGCCGTCGCGGAGCGCCCCGCACGAGGACTCGCCCGAGCCGAAGAACCCCAAGCCCGAACCCCAGGGCACCCAGTCCTCCACGGCCCGCGAGGACGACCCGGAACCGTCCCCGAGCGCGGCCCCCGCCTGCGAGGTCGTCTACGACCTCGTCAACGAATGGCCCGACGGCTTCCAGGCCACCGTCACCGTCACCACCGAGGAGGCCCTGGACGACTGGCGCGTCGGCTGGTCCTTCCACGACGGCCAGACGGTCGGCCAGATGTGGGACGCGAACTTCGCCCAGAACGGCTCCCGGATCACCGCCGAGGCCGCCGACTACAACCGCACGGTCCCCGCCGGCGGCTCGCTGGCCTTCGGGTTCATCGCCTCCTGGGAGGACGAGAACTCACCGGCGGCCGACTTCACGCTCAACGGGGAAGACTGCGCCTCATAA